A part of Atribacteraceae bacterium genomic DNA contains:
- a CDS encoding NAD+ synthase, translating to MIVALAQLNPIVGDLPGNVRKLRESLALHRNHSPDLLVFSELFLTGYPPKDLLERPWFIENVTRAVRDVEEISKGYPGTGILFGTPIPIGSCNEKPLYNGAVLVYEGKTIGTAAKTLLPTYDVFDESRYFEPAPQIKPIPFKDQRLGVNICEDAWNTPDFWPGGIQYEIDPIELLSRQGTTLFINLSASPFTVGKEELRYRIIKRHAQRTATPFVYLNQVGANDELIFDGRSLVFNRAGQPVRVLSAFTEELAIWDSSRTEKPCSYTPLDRIETVYQALVLGIRDYVRKCGFSQVVIGLSGGIDSALVFCLAVEALGPDNVLGVTMPSPFSSPGSINDSLTLARNFGASCHVIPINGIYERYLETLRESFAGHESDTTEENLQARIRGNILMAFSNKFGYLVLSTGNKSEMAVGYCTLYGDMSGGLSVLSDVPKTMVYQLATHINRYHPVIPRESIEKAPSAELKPDQKDQDTLPPYPVLDEILAAYIEDLLPPEEIIRRGYDETVVRWVVSAVERNEYKRKQAAPGLKVTSKAFGIGRRMPIAARCPLD from the coding sequence TTGATTGTTGCGCTGGCCCAATTGAATCCAATCGTGGGAGATCTCCCAGGTAATGTCCGGAAACTTCGGGAAAGTTTGGCCTTGCACCGAAACCATTCACCGGATCTCCTGGTTTTCTCTGAACTGTTTTTAACCGGCTACCCACCCAAAGACCTCTTGGAACGACCCTGGTTCATCGAAAATGTCACGCGGGCGGTCCGGGATGTGGAAGAGATCTCGAAGGGATATCCGGGCACTGGCATTCTGTTTGGAACCCCGATTCCGATTGGAAGCTGTAACGAAAAACCGCTCTATAACGGAGCGGTTTTAGTCTACGAGGGAAAGACTATCGGAACCGCCGCGAAAACTCTACTTCCCACCTATGACGTATTCGATGAGAGCCGCTATTTCGAGCCCGCTCCCCAAATCAAACCGATTCCTTTTAAGGACCAGCGTCTGGGAGTAAACATCTGTGAAGACGCCTGGAACACGCCGGATTTCTGGCCGGGAGGCATCCAGTACGAGATCGACCCTATCGAACTTTTATCCCGACAAGGCACCACTCTTTTTATTAATCTTTCCGCTTCTCCCTTTACCGTGGGTAAAGAAGAACTTCGTTACCGGATCATCAAGCGGCACGCCCAACGCACCGCTACCCCTTTCGTATACCTCAACCAAGTCGGGGCCAATGACGAACTCATCTTCGACGGCCGAAGCCTGGTCTTCAATCGGGCGGGACAACCGGTACGCGTGCTTTCCGCTTTTACCGAAGAACTGGCCATCTGGGATTCAAGCCGAACCGAGAAACCGTGTTCCTATACCCCGCTTGACCGGATTGAAACCGTTTACCAGGCCTTAGTTCTGGGCATCAGGGACTATGTTCGGAAATGCGGATTCAGTCAAGTAGTGATCGGTTTATCCGGAGGGATTGATTCGGCACTGGTCTTCTGTCTGGCTGTCGAAGCACTTGGACCGGACAATGTGCTCGGCGTAACCATGCCTTCCCCCTTTTCGTCACCAGGGAGCATCAATGATTCACTAACCCTGGCACGGAACTTCGGGGCTTCCTGTCACGTGATACCAATCAATGGCATCTACGAACGCTACCTGGAAACCCTGCGAGAATCCTTCGCCGGTCATGAATCGGATACAACCGAAGAAAATCTCCAGGCTCGTATCCGGGGAAATATCCTGATGGCGTTTTCCAACAAGTTCGGTTACTTGGTCCTCTCTACCGGAAATAAATCGGAGATGGCGGTGGGGTATTGTACTCTGTACGGGGACATGAGCGGGGGTTTGAGCGTGCTCTCCGACGTTCCCAAAACCATGGTTTATCAGTTGGCCACCCATATCAACCGCTATCATCCGGTGATTCCCCGGGAAAGCATCGAAAAAGCCCCCTCAGCCGAGTTGAAGCCGGATCAGAAAGATCAGGATACTCTCCCTCCCTACCCGGTCCTGGACGAGATTCTCGCCGCCTATATCGAAGATCTGCTCCCTCCCGAGGAGATTATTCGACGGGGCTACGATGAAACAGTCGTCCGTTGGGTCGTAAGCGCGGTTGAACGAAATGAATACAAGAGGAAGCAAGCCGCCCCCGGACTCAAGGTGACCAGCAAGGCTTTCGGAATAGGCCGCCGGATGCCGATCGCCGCTCGTTGCCCCCTTGACTGA
- the ddlA gene encoding D-alanine--D-alanine ligase — MSERKIRVGVVFGGMSAEHEVSVQSARNILKAIDRTRYEPVPVFIDRQGCWSTTLPRNLIEPGTTALSSAQTDSYTSICLTPGQSPGRFLHLFPDSYQLEPVDIVFPVLHGPFGEDGTIQGLLRLAGIPCVGSDVLGSAVSMDKDVMKRLLRCANLPVARFITLRRYELSTLDPGTITEELGLPLFVKPANLGSSVGISKVKEPGELLQAIHEAFRYDQKILLEEYIEGREIEISVLGNDTPIASLPGEIIPRHEFYSYQAKYIDKNGASFVLPARLKPEVQNSIQDLAIHAFRVLECTGMARVDFFLRHQTEILINEINTIPGFTDISMYPRLWEISGISQPELIDRLIRLALERHEKTQKLSINVDRYVHTEEDQP, encoded by the coding sequence ATGAGCGAGCGAAAAATCAGGGTGGGTGTGGTCTTTGGCGGAATGTCCGCCGAACACGAGGTTTCCGTCCAATCGGCCCGGAACATTCTCAAGGCGATCGATCGGACCCGCTATGAACCGGTTCCGGTCTTTATCGACCGGCAGGGATGCTGGTCGACCACCCTGCCCCGTAACCTTATCGAACCCGGAACCACAGCACTCTCCTCCGCCCAGACCGATTCGTACACCAGCATCTGCTTGACGCCGGGACAATCACCAGGGCGGTTCCTGCATCTTTTTCCAGACTCCTATCAGCTCGAACCGGTTGATATCGTGTTCCCCGTCCTGCACGGCCCGTTTGGGGAGGATGGGACAATCCAGGGACTGTTGAGGCTGGCCGGCATTCCCTGTGTAGGCTCCGATGTCCTTGGTTCGGCGGTGAGCATGGACAAAGATGTCATGAAAAGACTCTTACGCTGTGCCAATCTGCCAGTCGCTCGGTTTATCACCCTCCGCCGCTATGAACTATCAACGCTGGATCCGGGAACCATTACCGAAGAACTGGGACTCCCCCTGTTTGTTAAACCGGCCAATCTGGGTTCATCGGTGGGTATCAGCAAGGTGAAAGAACCCGGGGAACTTCTCCAGGCCATTCATGAGGCTTTTCGCTATGACCAAAAAATCCTGCTGGAAGAATACATCGAGGGGCGGGAAATCGAGATCTCCGTCCTGGGCAACGACACTCCCATCGCTTCCCTTCCCGGAGAAATCATTCCCAGGCACGAATTTTATTCATACCAGGCCAAGTACATTGATAAAAACGGCGCCAGCTTCGTTCTCCCCGCCCGTCTCAAGCCAGAAGTACAAAATTCCATCCAGGATTTGGCTATTCACGCTTTTCGGGTTTTGGAATGCACGGGCATGGCTCGGGTGGATTTTTTTCTCCGTCACCAAACCGAAATCTTAATCAATGAAATCAACACCATCCCCGGCTTTACGGACATCAGCATGTACCCCCGCCTGTGGGAAATCAGCGGCATCTCCCAGCCGGAGTTGATCGATCGGCTGATCCGTTTAGCCCTGGAACGTCACGAAAAAACCCAGAAACTGAGTATCAATGTCGATCGATATGTACATACCGAGGAGGATCAACCATGA
- a CDS encoding flavodoxin family protein codes for MKTLIVCVSENHGNTAKIARALGEVLDARIEEPEKVTDEMLHGFDLVGFGSGIFIGKHHKRILELSRRLSENPLKAFIFSTSGWGKAGISHKALRKNLEEHGFSVIGDFACKGYDTYGPLKLVGGINKNRPNKQDLNDAREFARSLLKRD; via the coding sequence ATGAAGACCCTCATCGTTTGTGTTTCCGAAAACCACGGAAATACCGCGAAGATCGCCCGCGCCCTGGGCGAAGTTTTGGACGCCCGTATCGAAGAGCCAGAAAAGGTCACTGATGAAATGCTCCATGGTTTTGACCTCGTTGGATTCGGGTCCGGAATCTTCATTGGAAAGCACCACAAAAGAATCCTCGAACTCAGCCGTCGTCTATCGGAAAACCCGCTTAAGGCTTTTATCTTTTCCACCAGCGGATGGGGCAAGGCCGGAATAAGTCATAAAGCCCTGCGGAAAAACCTTGAAGAACACGGATTTTCTGTGATCGGTGATTTTGCCTGCAAGGGATATGATACGTACGGACCCCTTAAGCTGGTCGGGGGCATCAATAAAAATCGTCCGAATAAACAGGATCTGAACGATGCAAGGGAATTCGCCCGAAGCCTTCTGAAAAGGGACTGA